From a region of the Streptacidiphilus albus JL83 genome:
- a CDS encoding AAA family ATPase, which yields MSTFAFSPATREQARARIGLQGPAGSGKTKSSLRIAEGLAQGGLIGVIDTERGSALTYAPVPGKPELGGHVFGHMPMDNHDPRNLIEAVHVAEQASLAVLIVDSWSHFWNGKGGLLAIVDEAGRKPGAGGSFGGWRDGNPIEQAMLDALLNFSGHVIVTMRTKGDYAIEGKKVTKLGVKAVQREGAEYELGLILDMVEGTGTVTKTRYEPLEGLTVHHPGEELAAVILEQLGHGIDPVQPIVDELTAAGLTYASALSLYARAGQRGLHSALVAHPVSKERLQLGKLIKEYGSALKPGAVAPTRPERASARIAAEPTDAELYAALQSGHPDVEDSAADMLAGRGRLPLPAARPRQLPYGSRPSAHPASAPPEHDYVADAVNALDADAVEHVWNLASAAGAGQDTLDQISQLGWDKARAAMERAADDIALPLAELAEAFKGTFNMPIAHGSVAAFQEMTTNLRRSAAA from the coding sequence TTGAGCACCTTCGCTTTCAGCCCGGCGACCCGTGAGCAGGCTCGCGCTCGCATCGGGCTCCAGGGGCCCGCCGGGTCCGGCAAGACCAAGAGCAGCCTGCGGATCGCCGAGGGTCTCGCGCAGGGTGGACTGATCGGCGTGATCGACACCGAGCGCGGATCCGCTCTCACTTACGCCCCGGTGCCCGGCAAGCCCGAGCTCGGCGGTCACGTCTTCGGTCACATGCCGATGGACAACCACGACCCGCGCAACCTGATCGAGGCGGTCCACGTCGCCGAGCAGGCCAGCCTCGCCGTCCTCATCGTGGACAGCTGGTCCCACTTCTGGAACGGCAAGGGCGGCCTGCTGGCGATCGTGGATGAGGCCGGCCGCAAGCCCGGTGCCGGCGGATCCTTCGGCGGCTGGCGCGACGGCAACCCCATCGAGCAGGCCATGCTCGACGCGCTGCTGAACTTCTCGGGCCACGTCATCGTCACCATGCGCACCAAGGGTGACTACGCGATCGAGGGCAAGAAGGTCACCAAGCTCGGCGTCAAGGCCGTGCAGCGCGAAGGCGCGGAGTACGAGCTCGGCCTGATCCTGGACATGGTCGAGGGCACCGGAACCGTCACCAAAACGCGGTACGAGCCACTGGAGGGGCTGACTGTCCATCACCCGGGCGAGGAGCTCGCTGCGGTGATCCTGGAGCAGCTCGGCCACGGCATCGATCCGGTGCAGCCGATCGTGGACGAGCTCACCGCTGCTGGCCTGACGTACGCGTCGGCGCTGAGCCTGTACGCCCGTGCCGGTCAGCGTGGTCTGCACAGCGCGTTGGTTGCGCACCCGGTCAGCAAGGAGCGGCTGCAGCTCGGGAAGCTAATCAAGGAGTACGGCTCTGCTCTGAAGCCTGGGGCTGTCGCCCCGACGCGGCCGGAACGGGCGTCAGCGCGCATCGCAGCTGAACCCACCGACGCCGAGCTGTACGCCGCGCTTCAGTCTGGGCATCCGGATGTAGAAGACAGCGCGGCGGACATGCTCGCGGGTCGTGGTCGCCTGCCGCTCCCCGCAGCACGCCCACGGCAACTCCCCTACGGGTCACGGCCTTCGGCGCATCCCGCCAGTGCGCCGCCGGAGCACGACTACGTGGCCGACGCCGTCAACGCGCTCGACGCGGATGCCGTCGAGCACGTGTGGAACCTGGCCAGCGCGGCTGGGGCCGGACAGGACACGCTCGATCAGATCTCTCAGCTTGGCTGGGACAAGGCCCGGGCCGCGATGGAGCGCGCCGCCGACGACATCGCACTGCCGCTGGCCGAACTGGCCGAGGCTTTCAAGGGCACCTTCAACATGCCCATCGCGCACGGCAGCGTCGCGGCGTTCCAGGAGATGACGACCAACCTGCGCCGGAGCGCCGCCGCATGA
- a CDS encoding proline dehydrogenase family protein, translated as MLRTTLLAASRAPRVRQVIEKLPPTRAIVQRFVAGDQLEDAVAVTDALVGGGRRITLDHLGEDTRDAAQAADTAAAYEKLLAALKETGLAERAEVSVKLSAVGQFLPADGARIALDNARRICEAAADAGTTVTLDMEDHTTTDSTLGIARELRADFPWLGVVLQAYLHRTEADCADLSSAGSRVRLCKGAYQEPASVAFQGKRDVDLSYVRCLKVLMAGEGYPMVASHDPRMIRIAGQLAQWEGRGLDTFEYQMLYGIRPEEQERLVDTGATMRIYLPYGGEWYGYFMRRLAERPANLAFFLRALATRD; from the coding sequence ATGCTCCGTACCACTCTGCTCGCCGCCTCCCGCGCCCCGCGGGTCCGCCAGGTCATCGAGAAGCTTCCGCCCACCCGCGCCATCGTCCAGCGCTTCGTCGCCGGCGACCAGCTGGAGGACGCGGTCGCGGTCACCGACGCGCTGGTCGGCGGCGGGCGCCGGATCACCCTCGACCACCTCGGTGAGGACACCCGGGACGCCGCCCAGGCCGCCGACACCGCCGCCGCCTATGAGAAGCTGCTGGCCGCGCTCAAGGAGACCGGGCTCGCCGAGCGCGCCGAGGTCTCGGTGAAGCTCTCCGCGGTGGGGCAGTTCCTGCCCGCGGACGGCGCCCGGATCGCGCTGGACAACGCCCGCCGCATCTGCGAGGCCGCCGCCGACGCCGGGACCACGGTCACCCTGGACATGGAGGACCACACCACCACCGACTCCACCCTCGGCATCGCCCGCGAGCTGCGCGCGGACTTCCCCTGGCTGGGCGTGGTGCTCCAGGCCTACCTGCACCGCACCGAGGCCGACTGCGCGGACCTGTCGAGTGCCGGCTCCCGGGTCCGGCTGTGCAAGGGCGCCTACCAGGAGCCCGCGTCGGTCGCCTTCCAGGGCAAGCGCGACGTCGACCTCTCCTACGTGCGCTGCCTCAAGGTGCTGATGGCCGGCGAGGGCTACCCGATGGTCGCCTCGCACGACCCGCGCATGATCCGGATCGCCGGGCAGCTCGCCCAGTGGGAGGGCCGCGGGCTGGACACCTTCGAGTACCAGATGCTGTACGGCATCCGGCCCGAGGAGCAGGAGCGGCTCGTCGACACCGGCGCGACCATGCGGATCTACCTGCCCTACGGCGGCGAGTGGTACGGCTACTTCATGCGCAGGCTGGCCGAGCGCCCGGCCAACCTGGCCTTCTTCCTCCGGGCGCTGGCCACCCGGGACTGA
- the pruA gene encoding L-glutamate gamma-semialdehyde dehydrogenase, producing MDAVTRIPAPVNEPVHSYAPGSPERARLEAELKRLGGQEPVELTMAIDGERRLGRGEPIDVVQPHRHAAVLGTMRNATREDAEEAVQAALAAAPAWRALSFDDRAAIFLKAADLLAGPWRETLAAATMLGQSKTAQQAEIDTPCELVDFWRFNVHFAREILAEQPESSPGVWNRSDHRPLEGFVYAITPFNFTAIAGNLPTAPALMGNTVVWKPSPTQQFAAHLLMDLLEEAGLPAGVINMVTGDGLAVSEVALHHRDLAGIHFTGSTATFQHLWRTVGENITNYRSYPRLVGETGGKDFLVAHPSADPAALRTLLTRGAFEYQGQKCSALSRAYIPASLWAEIKDGLRDEVQGLTMGDVTDLGNFLSAVIDARAFAKNKAALDRAAADPQVEVLAGGGYDDSVGYFVRPTVLVCADPTAEYFRDEYFGPILSVHVFDDARYEEVLDLVDSASGYALTGSVIARDRAVIASTMERLRFTAGNFYINDKPTGAVVGQQPFGGGRASGTNDKAGSAQNLLRWTSTRSIKETFVPPTDYRYPHQG from the coding sequence TTGGATGCTGTGACCCGGATTCCCGCACCGGTGAACGAGCCGGTGCACAGCTATGCACCGGGCAGCCCGGAGCGTGCGCGACTGGAGGCCGAGCTGAAGCGCCTCGGCGGACAGGAACCGGTCGAGCTGACCATGGCCATCGACGGCGAGCGCCGCCTGGGCCGGGGCGAGCCGATCGACGTGGTCCAGCCGCACCGGCACGCGGCCGTACTCGGCACCATGCGCAACGCCACCCGCGAGGACGCCGAGGAGGCCGTGCAGGCCGCCCTCGCCGCCGCCCCCGCCTGGCGGGCGCTCTCCTTCGACGACCGGGCCGCGATCTTCCTCAAGGCCGCCGACCTGCTGGCCGGCCCCTGGCGCGAGACCCTGGCCGCCGCCACCATGCTCGGCCAGTCGAAGACCGCCCAGCAGGCCGAGATCGACACCCCCTGCGAGCTGGTCGACTTCTGGCGCTTCAACGTCCACTTCGCCCGGGAGATCCTGGCCGAGCAGCCGGAGTCCTCGCCGGGCGTCTGGAACCGCAGCGACCACCGGCCGCTGGAGGGCTTCGTCTACGCGATCACGCCCTTCAACTTCACCGCGATCGCCGGCAACCTGCCGACCGCGCCCGCGCTGATGGGCAACACCGTGGTCTGGAAGCCGTCCCCGACCCAGCAGTTCGCGGCGCACCTGCTGATGGACCTGCTGGAGGAGGCCGGGCTGCCGGCCGGTGTGATCAACATGGTGACCGGCGACGGCCTGGCCGTCTCCGAGGTCGCGCTGCACCACCGCGACCTGGCCGGCATCCACTTCACCGGCTCCACCGCGACCTTCCAGCACCTGTGGCGCACGGTCGGCGAGAACATCACGAACTACCGCAGCTACCCGCGCCTGGTCGGCGAGACCGGCGGCAAGGACTTCCTGGTCGCCCACCCCTCGGCCGACCCGGCGGCGCTGCGCACCCTGCTGACCCGGGGCGCCTTCGAGTACCAGGGCCAGAAGTGCTCGGCGCTGTCCCGCGCCTACATCCCCGCCTCGCTCTGGGCGGAGATCAAGGACGGCCTCCGGGACGAGGTGCAGGGGCTCACCATGGGCGACGTCACCGACCTCGGCAACTTCCTCAGCGCCGTCATCGACGCCCGGGCCTTCGCTAAGAACAAGGCCGCGCTCGACCGCGCGGCGGCCGACCCGCAGGTGGAGGTGCTGGCCGGCGGCGGCTACGACGACTCGGTCGGCTACTTCGTCCGGCCTACCGTGCTGGTCTGCGCGGACCCGACGGCCGAGTACTTCCGGGACGAGTACTTCGGCCCGATCCTCTCCGTCCACGTCTTCGACGACGCCCGGTACGAGGAGGTGCTGGACCTGGTCGACTCGGCCTCCGGCTACGCGCTGACCGGCTCGGTGATCGCCCGGGACCGGGCCGTGATCGCGTCGACCATGGAGCGGCTGCGCTTCACGGCCGGCAACTTCTACATCAACGACAAGCCGACCGGCGCCGTCGTCGGCCAGCAGCCCTTCGGCGGCGGTCGCGCCTCCGGGACCAATGACAAGGCCGGCTCGGCGCAGAACCTGCTGCGCTGGACGTCGACCCGCTCCATCAAGGAGACCTTCGTCCCGCCGACCGACTACCGGTACCCGCACCAGGGCTGA
- a CDS encoding DUF6011 domain-containing protein, which produces MTAATQHRCLRCGRTLRSTDSIARGYGRTCRAKVTAAAKAKAASQFKPATVAKAQELIELGGLVAIQPRVFRVVSSDGAGHYLTAPEACTCAAGLRGLHVCYHRAAAAIMLAA; this is translated from the coding sequence ATGACCGCTGCCACTCAGCACCGCTGCCTCCGCTGCGGACGCACCCTCCGCTCCACCGACAGCATCGCCCGGGGCTACGGCCGCACCTGCCGCGCCAAGGTCACCGCTGCCGCGAAGGCCAAGGCCGCCAGTCAGTTCAAGCCCGCGACGGTCGCCAAGGCCCAGGAGCTCATCGAGCTCGGCGGCCTGGTCGCCATACAGCCCCGGGTCTTCCGCGTCGTCTCCAGCGACGGCGCCGGCCACTACCTCACCGCACCCGAAGCCTGCACCTGCGCGGCCGGCCTTCGGGGACTGCACGTCTGCTACCACCGCGCAGCCGCCGCCATCATGCTCGCCGCCTGA
- a CDS encoding PucR family transcriptional regulator translates to MSTEPPGGEPGYGEPTARGVTLRHLLMSLGEPVVELQCAPAGLDVQVGGIALTDPEEPPAARPGDLVLALGVRGRAALPVLRAAGRDGAAAVAVKGQDGPAATGPLREAAEEAGIALLSVGPLVRWGHLDALARAVLGSVQPSRPGEGPDEGDLFALAQTTAVLTGGIVSIEDTANRVLAYSRSADSDEVDDLRRLTILGWQGPEPYLAALRGWGVFQQLRSSDAVVAIDAHPDLGLRRRLAIGIRSGDRQLGTIWVQEGSTPLAERADQTLLGAARVAALHLVRPRREPDADLRLTRTLLTGLLDGATGPQSLAGHLNLGLTRPAAVLGFSLPGSMDPARGETIGLVSVHAAARHRNALVTPIGDRVYVLLPDLPRGLAPTALLGWAQEITETARRHLDTRLRGAVGRVVAGLEAAPASRHEADRVLDAMAAGRVDAEVAALPEVLAEVLVGETLVLLAANPAVRDPRLTRLARDNRQLTESVLAWLDAFGDVRAAAEGLHIHPNTLRYRVRRAEQLTGLDLGRPEQRLLAMLQLRLPPD, encoded by the coding sequence ATGAGTACAGAACCGCCCGGCGGCGAGCCCGGCTACGGCGAGCCCACCGCGCGCGGGGTGACCCTCCGGCACCTGCTGATGTCACTGGGCGAGCCGGTGGTGGAACTCCAGTGCGCGCCGGCCGGGCTGGACGTCCAGGTCGGCGGGATCGCGCTGACCGACCCCGAGGAGCCCCCGGCGGCCAGGCCCGGCGACCTGGTGCTCGCCCTCGGCGTCCGGGGCCGCGCCGCGCTCCCGGTGCTGCGCGCCGCCGGCCGGGACGGCGCCGCCGCGGTCGCGGTCAAGGGCCAGGACGGCCCTGCCGCCACCGGCCCGCTGCGGGAGGCCGCCGAGGAGGCCGGGATCGCGCTGCTGTCCGTCGGCCCGCTGGTCCGCTGGGGGCACCTGGACGCGCTGGCCCGCGCCGTCCTCGGCAGCGTCCAGCCCAGTCGGCCCGGCGAGGGGCCGGACGAGGGCGACCTCTTCGCCCTGGCACAGACCACGGCCGTGCTCACCGGCGGCATCGTCTCCATCGAGGACACCGCCAACCGGGTCCTCGCCTACTCGCGCTCCGCCGACTCCGACGAGGTCGACGACCTGCGGCGGCTCACCATCCTCGGCTGGCAGGGCCCGGAGCCCTACCTCGCCGCGCTGCGCGGCTGGGGCGTCTTCCAGCAACTGCGCAGCTCGGACGCGGTGGTGGCGATCGACGCGCACCCGGATCTCGGGCTGCGCCGCCGGCTCGCCATCGGCATCCGCTCCGGCGACCGGCAGCTGGGCACCATCTGGGTCCAGGAGGGCTCCACCCCGCTGGCCGAACGCGCCGACCAGACGCTGCTCGGCGCGGCCCGGGTCGCCGCGCTGCACCTGGTCCGCCCCCGCCGGGAACCCGACGCCGACCTCCGGCTCACCCGGACCCTGCTGACCGGCCTGCTGGACGGCGCCACCGGGCCCCAGTCGCTGGCCGGTCACCTCAACCTCGGCCTGACCAGGCCGGCTGCGGTGCTGGGCTTCAGCCTGCCCGGGTCGATGGATCCGGCGCGCGGCGAGACCATCGGCCTGGTCTCGGTCCATGCCGCCGCCCGGCACCGCAACGCCCTGGTCACCCCCATCGGCGACCGGGTCTACGTGCTGCTGCCCGACCTGCCGCGCGGCCTCGCCCCGACCGCGCTGCTCGGCTGGGCCCAGGAGATCACCGAGACCGCCCGCCGCCACCTGGACACCCGGCTGCGCGGCGCGGTCGGCCGGGTGGTGGCCGGCCTGGAGGCCGCCCCCGCCTCCCGGCACGAGGCTGACCGGGTGCTGGACGCGATGGCCGCGGGCCGGGTCGACGCCGAGGTGGCGGCGCTGCCGGAGGTCCTGGCCGAGGTCCTGGTCGGCGAGACCCTGGTGCTGCTCGCCGCCAACCCCGCCGTCCGCGACCCCCGGCTGACCCGGTTGGCGCGCGACAACCGGCAGTTGACCGAGTCCGTGCTCGCCTGGCTGGACGCCTTCGGCGACGTCCGGGCGGCGGCGGAGGGGCTGCACATCCACCCCAACACCCTGCGCTACCGGGTCCGCCGCGCGGAGCAGCTCACCGGTCTCGACCTGGGCCGCCCCGAGCAACGGCTGCTGGCCATGCTCCAGCTGCGGCTGCCGCCGGACTGA
- a CDS encoding helix-turn-helix transcriptional regulator — translation MPSRTPPTPGSPLARTERLVLAGIARGRTNPQIARDLHLSVHTVRSCITTTAARLDCPSTRVSVVVEAYRQSVLADLPAEPRPTVDLQQREHDLLEDIAVNLTARQIGRRRYMSEDAVKCALHRMFRRLGAHSREHAIALAVQHGHLTLTLITTTDQAGAAA, via the coding sequence ATGCCCAGCCGAACACCACCCACCCCAGGAAGCCCCCTCGCCCGGACTGAGCGACTCGTCCTTGCCGGCATCGCCCGCGGCCGAACCAACCCCCAGATCGCCAGAGACCTGCACCTCAGCGTTCACACCGTCCGGAGCTGCATCACCACGACCGCAGCCCGACTCGACTGCCCCAGCACCCGGGTGTCTGTCGTCGTCGAGGCCTACCGCCAGAGCGTTCTAGCCGACCTACCTGCCGAGCCGCGCCCGACAGTCGACCTGCAGCAGCGCGAACACGATCTCCTCGAAGACATCGCAGTCAACCTGACCGCACGTCAGATCGGGCGACGCCGCTACATGTCCGAGGACGCCGTCAAGTGCGCCCTCCACCGAATGTTCCGCCGACTCGGCGCCCACAGCCGCGAGCACGCCATCGCCCTGGCCGTCCAACACGGCCACCTCACTCTCACCCTCATCACGACCACCGACCAGGCCGGAGCAGCCGCATGA
- a CDS encoding DUF2637 domain-containing protein, with the protein MMLTAAAWSISGQLTRWGMPHWLAYGLSLMFDGAGLICAEYARLAVERGTPAGLPRLSILAFASVSGLLNYSSGHRFGGTVGGAAFASTSFLVELLFELHRRDLRDTQRVARGLVPELLPRIPLVAWLLHPQQSFVALDRAIGVRLAQLDPVQHPTIIAVERADSSADRADATVRSAVRAALDTLPAGTSAADIAAHLTGLGIPTSPDTVRSLSGQHGGQPDSVVRLLPDDATISDAVRALTALGVTDPDSVLAAVRTTHGQDVNPDTVARILRRVTTGAAS; encoded by the coding sequence ATGATGCTCACCGCCGCCGCCTGGTCCATCTCCGGCCAGCTCACCCGCTGGGGCATGCCGCACTGGCTCGCCTACGGCCTCTCGCTGATGTTCGACGGCGCCGGACTGATCTGCGCCGAGTACGCGCGCCTCGCGGTCGAGCGCGGAACTCCGGCGGGCCTGCCGCGTCTCAGCATCCTGGCGTTCGCCAGCGTCTCCGGCCTGCTGAACTACAGCAGCGGGCACAGGTTCGGCGGCACAGTCGGCGGAGCAGCGTTCGCCAGCACCAGCTTCCTCGTCGAGCTGCTGTTCGAGCTGCACCGCCGCGACCTCCGCGACACCCAGCGCGTCGCCCGCGGCCTGGTCCCCGAACTGCTGCCCAGGATCCCGCTCGTCGCGTGGCTCCTCCACCCGCAGCAGTCGTTCGTCGCCCTCGACCGAGCGATCGGCGTGCGCCTCGCGCAGCTCGACCCCGTCCAGCACCCGACGATCATCGCCGTCGAGCGCGCGGACAGTTCGGCGGACAGGGCGGACGCGACTGTCCGCTCCGCTGTCCGCGCCGCCCTTGACACCCTCCCGGCCGGCACGAGCGCCGCCGACATCGCCGCGCACCTCACCGGCCTTGGCATCCCCACCAGCCCGGACACGGTCCGCTCGCTGTCCGGACAGCACGGCGGACAGCCGGACAGCGTTGTCCGGCTCCTGCCCGACGATGCCACCATCAGCGACGCCGTCCGCGCCCTGACAGCCCTCGGCGTCACCGATCCGGACAGCGTCCTCGCGGCTGTCCGGACAACCCACGGACAGGACGTCAACCCCGACACGGTCGCCCGGATCCTGCGCCGCGTGACCACTGGGGCTGCATCATGA
- a CDS encoding DUF6011 domain-containing protein, giving the protein MNCVRCAGCGRELTDAESRLYGRGEKCRGHTPALPRGWDIEQEALPGT; this is encoded by the coding sequence ATGAATTGCGTGCGCTGCGCGGGCTGCGGCCGGGAACTCACCGACGCCGAGTCCCGGCTGTACGGCCGCGGCGAGAAGTGCCGCGGCCACACCCCGGCGCTGCCGCGAGGCTGGGACATCGAGCAGGAAGCACTCCCCGGGACCTGA
- a CDS encoding helix-turn-helix domain-containing protein: MAIVVSIERRTVSDGETHGATLRIPYSLRDPDLMRRIMEHPGRGTAYSTRSLATAAGVSPSIIGHLLSGRRADANVDHAHRIAEALGVAVLVLFMPSASPKSDVSHENLDTLKEDM; the protein is encoded by the coding sequence TTGGCTATCGTCGTCAGCATCGAGAGACGAACCGTCTCCGATGGAGAGACGCATGGAGCGACGTTGAGAATCCCGTATAGCCTGCGCGATCCGGACCTTATGCGCCGGATCATGGAGCATCCCGGCCGGGGGACCGCGTACAGCACTCGATCGCTCGCCACTGCTGCAGGAGTTTCGCCCAGCATCATTGGCCACCTGCTGTCCGGTCGGCGCGCGGACGCCAACGTGGATCACGCCCACCGCATCGCGGAGGCCCTCGGCGTCGCGGTGCTCGTGCTCTTCATGCCCTCAGCGTCTCCAAAATCTGACGTTTCTCACGAAAATCTTGACACTCTCAAGGAGGACATGTGA
- a CDS encoding tyrosine-type recombinase/integrase, with the protein MPGYIEDRWYYKDVDKKTGKKKPKDRVNQGLRYRVCGIPGVKDESFKALADAKAWLAAAQTDARRGVFVDPELGAILLRDYFETVYWPGVTVAVGTQRSMLGKINKHIIPLLGHRPLNEIKDEQVRIWLATIRKSLAVSTSRLVYSYLSAILNAAVIGGRIPKNPCATRGIKPKKPDKKARAFTAAQAQAVRQELRERDRIVLDLGIAAGLRQGEVLGFSPDDIDEAAGVLHIRRQLQRDNAKAYLKLPKGDKERDVPLSPGLLKRLLEYSEKHLPLEKELPWMGEGGASKVTTVRLLVSTRFRNPVDGSSWDLDSWKPALARAGVIPPQARSTTHHRGAWPGTREWGFHIARHTYASVQLQAGESIISLSEWLGHDDPGFTLRTYTHFMPGAGDKGRAAMDAWVGEDL; encoded by the coding sequence ATGCCGGGATACATCGAAGATCGCTGGTACTACAAGGATGTCGACAAGAAGACAGGCAAAAAGAAGCCGAAGGACCGCGTCAACCAGGGCCTGAGGTACCGGGTCTGCGGCATCCCCGGGGTCAAGGACGAGTCATTCAAGGCCCTGGCTGACGCGAAGGCCTGGCTGGCTGCCGCACAGACGGATGCCAGGCGAGGCGTGTTCGTCGACCCTGAGCTCGGGGCGATACTGCTCCGGGACTACTTCGAGACGGTGTACTGGCCCGGCGTGACAGTGGCGGTCGGCACCCAACGGAGCATGCTCGGCAAGATCAACAAGCACATCATCCCTCTGCTCGGCCACCGACCGCTCAACGAGATCAAGGACGAGCAGGTCCGCATATGGCTCGCCACCATCCGGAAGAGCCTGGCGGTCAGCACCTCTCGCCTGGTCTACTCCTACCTCTCGGCGATCCTCAACGCGGCCGTGATCGGAGGCAGGATCCCGAAGAACCCATGTGCCACTCGCGGGATCAAGCCCAAGAAGCCCGATAAGAAGGCCCGAGCGTTCACCGCCGCACAGGCCCAGGCTGTCCGCCAGGAGCTCCGCGAGCGGGACCGTATCGTGCTGGACCTGGGAATCGCCGCCGGCCTCCGACAGGGCGAGGTCCTGGGCTTCTCCCCTGACGACATCGACGAGGCGGCCGGTGTCCTGCACATTCGCCGACAGCTGCAGCGCGACAACGCCAAGGCGTACCTGAAGCTCCCCAAGGGCGACAAGGAGCGCGACGTTCCCCTGTCGCCCGGCCTGCTGAAGCGGCTGCTGGAGTACAGCGAGAAGCATCTGCCGCTCGAAAAGGAGCTGCCCTGGATGGGCGAAGGCGGCGCCTCCAAGGTGACCACCGTGCGCCTGCTGGTGTCGACGAGGTTCAGGAACCCGGTCGACGGGTCCAGCTGGGACCTCGACTCATGGAAGCCGGCGCTGGCCCGTGCTGGGGTGATTCCCCCCCAGGCTCGGTCTACGACGCACCACCGCGGAGCATGGCCGGGTACGCGCGAGTGGGGTTTCCACATCGCCCGGCACACCTACGCCTCAGTCCAGCTGCAGGCCGGCGAGTCCATCATTTCGCTGTCCGAGTGGCTCGGGCACGACGACCCGGGCTTCACGCTGCGGACCTACACTCACTTCATGCCAGGCGCTGGCGACAAGGGGCGCGCGGCGATGGATGCGTGGGTCGGAGAGGACTTGTAA
- a CDS encoding zinc finger domain-containing protein gives MTRRPYVPAEARAALAAALPAYGTAKVDQPQREVECPKCKAQPGRPCTAPTTRPLSGTHGSRLEAWTAQQGGQR, from the coding sequence GTGACCCGCCGCCCGTACGTCCCCGCCGAGGCCCGCGCCGCCCTGGCCGCCGCCCTCCCCGCCTACGGCACCGCCAAGGTCGACCAGCCCCAGCGCGAGGTCGAATGCCCGAAGTGCAAGGCGCAGCCCGGCCGCCCGTGCACGGCGCCCACCACCCGTCCGCTGTCCGGCACCCACGGCTCCCGCCTGGAGGCCTGGACCGCGCAGCAGGGAGGGCAACGCTGA